Below is a window of Sulfurisphaera ohwakuensis DNA.
TTCTGGTGCAATAATTGTTCCTCCTTCTATATATAATGATTTACTCTTTGTTACAACTTCTGGACCTATGAATATGTCTTCTAGGAGTTTACCTTATGATATCGGCTGTGTTTATGCTATAAATATCACTGACGGTGAAATTGTCTGGAGTGATAAATTTCCAAATCAGATTATGACCCAACCTATTACTGTCAACGGCATTCTTATTGTAGGTTTAGGAAACAACCAGTTTGTTAATTCTACTTTAAGGGGTACCGGAACTAATATGATAGTAGCCTTAAATTCATCTAATGGTAAAATCCTATGGAATTATACTACACTAGGAGAAGATATGCCGACTCCAGTTTATTATAAGGGAACGATAATTGAGGCCAATGGTAACGGAGAAGTTTTTGCGTTAAATTTAACTAACGGTGAATTGATATGGAGTGATTATATAGGTTCTTACGTGAGTATGAGTTCTCCGTTACTTATTAATAGCGTAATTTATTTTGGTTCTGCTCATCCTTATATTTTCTGGGCTATAGACGCTGAAAACGGTAAGATCTTATGGTATGATAATTTTTCTGAGAACTTCTCTAGTCTAGGTGGTTTAGATGATTCTTCACCAGCATATGCTAACGGTATTGTTGTAACTTCTTTAGCTATTCATTTTCAAAATAATACAATGGAGGAGGCATTAGTCGCTATGAACGCCTATAGTGGTAAAGTCATTTGGTGGTTAAATGAGGGTATAGCTCCCTTGCCTCCTAATCTTGAATCGCCACCACCAGTAATTTATCATGGCATTGTTTTTCATGATTCGCCAGTAGGGGTTTTATATGCTGTTAACTTAACAGATGGTAAAGTATTATGGAATTTTACTACTGG
It encodes the following:
- a CDS encoding PQQ-binding-like beta-propeller repeat protein; translation: MNKYQIFSVVIGVMLILSSSFFIVIHQIHKEPSVGIHSITTTLVNNMNPTPNITIPKIIQSIPENTKGYFGNTIMFEGNPQHVYFTPVTTGYFLINVSGAIIVPPSIYNDLLFVTTSGPMNMSSRSLPYDIGCVYAINITDGEIVWSDKFPNQIMTQPITVNGILIVGLGNNQFVNSTLRGTGTNMIVALNSSNGKILWNYTTLGEDMPTPVYYKGTIIEANGNGEVFALNLTNGELIWSDYIGSYVSMSSPLLINSVIYFGSAHPYIFWAIDAENGKILWYDNFSENFSSLGGLDDSSPAYANGIVVTSLAIHFQNNTMEEALVAMNAYSGKVIWWLNEGIAPLPPNLESPPPVIYHGIVFHDSPVGVLYAVNLTDGKVLWNFTTGFTTSNVDIVKGRVLIQNQQGILFVLSIEGKLIKKILTPVMPGPGNILVTLNSVILVGVNGVIDSIPIQSIMY